ACGCGGCCCGGCATGTACACGAGCGCATTTCCGGCCGTGAACCACGCCGACTGGAACAAGAGCGCCGCGCTCGTGCGCAATCTGGACAAGCTGCGCGATCGCATCAAGGCGCTGGAATCGGCACTGAGCCAGCAGAAGGCCGGCGAGCAGGGCGACGAAGCATAACCGCAAGGCTGCCGGATGAGCGCGCAGGCGAGCACCGGCAACGCAGTAAGATTCACCAAGCGGGCGCACGACGCCCGCAGTCAATTTCCGCGCAGGAGATGCGCGCGAGCAGAACCACCATGAGCACAGAAAAAATCAACCTCGACATCCATAAGATCCTCACGCTGCTGCCGCATCGGTATCCGATCCTGCTCGTGGACCGCGTGCTCGAACTGGAGCCGCACAAGAGCATCAAGGCGCTGAAGAACGTGTCGATCAACGAGCCGTATTTCCAGGGACATTTCCCGACGCGGCCCGTGATGCCCGGCGTACTCATTCTCGAGGCGCTCGCGCAAACCGCGGCGTTGCTCACGTTCGCCGAAGAGCCGCACGACCCGACGACCACGCTCTATTACTTCGTCGGCATCGACGGCGCGCGCTTCAAGCGCGTGGTGGAACCGGGCGATCAGCTGATTCTCAACGTCAACTTCGAGCGGTACATGCGGGGCATCTGGAAGTTCAAGGCGCGCGCCGAAGTGGACGGCGTGACGGCCGCCGAGGCGGAACTCATGTGCACCGTGAAGAACACGGACGCCGGCGCTTAAGCGCAGCAGACAACGGCAGAAACACAGCATACAGAGGCGAGGCGCATGACCATCATTCACCCCACCGCGATCATCGAGCCAGGCGCGCAACTGGACGATTCGGTCGAAGTCGGACCATACGCGGTCGTCGGCGCGCATGTCGTCATCGGCGCGGGCACGACAATCGGCTCGCACAGCGTGATCGAAGGTCACACGACCATCGGACGCGAGAACCGCATCGGGCATTTCGCGTCCATCGGCGGGCGGCCGCAGGACATGAAGTACCGCGACGAGCCGACGCGTCTCGTCATCGGCGACCGCAACACCATTCGCGAATTCACCACGCTGCATACCGGCACCGTGCAGGACCGCGGCGTGACGTCGATCGGCGACGATTGCTGGATCATGGCGTACGTGCACGTCGGTCATGACTGCACGCTCGGCAACCACGTCATCATGTCGAGCAATGCGCAACTGGCCGGGCACGTGACGGTGGGCGATCACGCGATCGTCGGCGGCATGTCGGGCGTGCATCAGTTCGTGCGCATCGGCGCGCATTCGATGCTCGGCGGCGCGTCCGCGCTCGTGCAGGACGTGCCCCCGTTCGTCATCGCGGCGGGCAACAAGGCGGAACCGCACGGCATCAACGTCGAGGGGCTGCGTCGTCGCGGCTTCACGCCGGACGCCATTTCGGCGCTGCGCCAGGCGTACCGCATCGTCTACAAGAGCGGTCTGTCGCTCGAAGAAGCCAAGGCGCAACTGAAGGAACTGGGCGCGGCAGGCGGCGACGGCGACGCGCCGGTCAAGGCGTTCACCGATTTCATCGCGGCGTCGCAGCGCGGCATCATCCGCTGATCGCGCCATCCGATGACGCTTATCACCACTGCGCCGCGTATCGCGATGGTCGCGGGCGAGCCGTCCGGCGATCTGCTTGCGGCCTCGCTGCTCAAAGGCTTGCAGGAGCGGCTGCCGGCCGGAACGCGCTATAGCGGCATCGGCGGCCCGCGCATGACCGCGGCCGGCTTCGAAGCGCACTGGCCGATGGACAAGCTGACCGTGCGCGGCTACGTCGAGGCGCTGCGGCATATCCCCGAGATTCTCGGCATTCGCAACGAGCTGAAGCGGCAGTTGCTGGCGGATCCACCGTCGGTGTTCATCGGCGTGGATGCGCCGGACTTCAACTTCGGGCTCGAACAGCCGCTGCGCGAAGCCGGCATTCCGACCGTGCATTTCGTGTGTCCGTCGATCTGGGCATGGCGCGGCGGGCGCATCAAGAAGATCGTGAAAGCCGTGGATCACATGCTCTGCGTGTTTCCGTTCGAAACGGCGCTGCTGGCGAAATCGGGCGTTGCGGCAAGCTATGTCGGCCATCCGCTCGCCGACGAAATTCCGCTCGAACCGGATACTGCCGCCGCGCGGCGCGAACTCGGCATCGCGGAAGGCGGACCGGTCATCGCAGTGCTGCCGGGCAGCCGCCGTTCGGAAATTGCGCTGATCGGCCCGACGTTTTTCGACGCCATGGAGCTGATGCAGCTTCGCGAGCCGGGCGTGCGCTTCCTGATGCCGGCGGCGAATCCGGCGCTGCGCGAGCTGCTGCAACCGTTGGTGGAGGCGCATCCGCATCTGTCGCTGACGATTACGGACGGCCGCGCGCAGACCGCGATGACCGCCGCCGACGCCATCCTCGTGAAAAGCGGCACGGTCACGCTCGAAGCGGCGCTCCTGAAGAAGCCGATGGTCATCTCGTACAAGGTGCCCTGGCTCACGGGTCAGATCATGAAGCGGCAGGGCTACCTGCCGTACGTGGGCTTGCCGAACATTCTCGCGGGCCGTTTCGTCGTGCCGGAGATCCTTCAGCATTTCGCGACGCCCGAAGCCCTCGCCGAGGCCACGCTGAAACAGTTGAACGACGACGCGAACCGCCGTACCCTGACCGAGATTTTCACCGAGATGCACATCGCGCTGCGCCAGAACACGTCGCAGCGGGCGGCCGAAGCCGTGGCGCGAGTGCTCGACACGCGGAGGCCGCAATGAAGGCTGCGAACC
The Caballeronia sp. M1242 DNA segment above includes these coding regions:
- the fabZ gene encoding 3-hydroxyacyl-ACP dehydratase FabZ, translated to MSTEKINLDIHKILTLLPHRYPILLVDRVLELEPHKSIKALKNVSINEPYFQGHFPTRPVMPGVLILEALAQTAALLTFAEEPHDPTTTLYYFVGIDGARFKRVVEPGDQLILNVNFERYMRGIWKFKARAEVDGVTAAEAELMCTVKNTDAGA
- the lpxA gene encoding acyl-ACP--UDP-N-acetylglucosamine O-acyltransferase, with translation MTIIHPTAIIEPGAQLDDSVEVGPYAVVGAHVVIGAGTTIGSHSVIEGHTTIGRENRIGHFASIGGRPQDMKYRDEPTRLVIGDRNTIREFTTLHTGTVQDRGVTSIGDDCWIMAYVHVGHDCTLGNHVIMSSNAQLAGHVTVGDHAIVGGMSGVHQFVRIGAHSMLGGASALVQDVPPFVIAAGNKAEPHGINVEGLRRRGFTPDAISALRQAYRIVYKSGLSLEEAKAQLKELGAAGGDGDAPVKAFTDFIAASQRGIIR
- the lpxB gene encoding lipid-A-disaccharide synthase — translated: MTLITTAPRIAMVAGEPSGDLLAASLLKGLQERLPAGTRYSGIGGPRMTAAGFEAHWPMDKLTVRGYVEALRHIPEILGIRNELKRQLLADPPSVFIGVDAPDFNFGLEQPLREAGIPTVHFVCPSIWAWRGGRIKKIVKAVDHMLCVFPFETALLAKSGVAASYVGHPLADEIPLEPDTAAARRELGIAEGGPVIAVLPGSRRSEIALIGPTFFDAMELMQLREPGVRFLMPAANPALRELLQPLVEAHPHLSLTITDGRAQTAMTAADAILVKSGTVTLEAALLKKPMVISYKVPWLTGQIMKRQGYLPYVGLPNILAGRFVVPEILQHFATPEALAEATLKQLNDDANRRTLTEIFTEMHIALRQNTSQRAAEAVARVLDTRRPQ